The following proteins come from a genomic window of Nicotiana tomentosiformis chromosome 12, ASM39032v3, whole genome shotgun sequence:
- the LOC104106452 gene encoding cytochrome P450 78A7-like, giving the protein MSFTSIYEDFTWWMFALPAILETQNFFNLLIPTFVIFVVISVFTWAFTAGGSAWKNGLNCMGRVPIPGPKGLPIFGSLFSLSHGLAHRTLASTASTYGATQVMAFSLGSTRAIVSSDPTTAREILTSPHFANRPVKESAKQLMFSRAIGFAPNGTYWRLLRKIASSHLFAPKRILAHERSRQLECTSMLVSIAKEQNLHGSVTLRKHLQAASLNNIMGIVFGKRYEMIEENNEAKELQEIVAEGFELLGAFNWSDHLPWVKYFYDPFHIKERCSALVPRVENFVKKMIQEHINDGKSKMISEAYDFVDVLLALSGEEKLHEDDMVAVLWEMIFRGTDTTALLTEWVMAELVLNQEIQEKLHNELETIVGNENVTDAHIAKLPYLQAVIKETLRLHPPGPLLSWSRLSTSDVHLSNGMIIPANTTAMINMWSITHDPKVWENSSVFKPERFLGMNFDVRGNDLRLAPFGAGRRVCPGKNLGLATVSLWVAKLVKHFKWVGNETQPVDLSEVLKLSCEMKQPLSALARPRNGRITTDSSWNCIISPEPGMIVRGHPSLFTG; this is encoded by the exons ATGTCTTTCACCTCAATATATGAGGATTTCACTTGGTGGATGTTTGCCTTACCTGCTATTCTTGAAACCCAAAACTTTTTTAATCTGCTCATCCCAACATTTGTTATCTTTGTGGTAATTAGTGTTTTCACTTGGGCTTTTACTGCCGGTGGCTCGGCATGGAAAAATGGACTGAACTGTATGGGCCGGGTTCCCATTCCTGGACCCAAAGGTCTTCCTATTTTCGGCAGCTTATTCAGCTTGAGCCACGGCTTAGCTCACCGCACTCTTGCTTCTACGGCTTCAACTTATGGAGCCACTCAAGTCATGGCCTTTAGCCTGGGTTCTACCCGGGCTATCGTGTCATCCGACCCGACCACAGCCCGGGAAATCTTGACCTCCCCACATTTCGCGAACCGACCGGTCAAAGAGTCGGCTAAGCAGCTCATGTTTAGCCGAGCCATCGGTTTCGCTCCCAATGGAACGTATTGGCGGCTCTTGAGGAAAATTGCCTCATCACATCTTTTTGCACCTAAGCGCATTTTAGCCCATGAGAGGTCAAGGCAGCTAGAATGTACCTCCATGTTAGTTTCGATAGCCAAAGAACAAAACTTGCATGGCTCAGTAACTCTAAGAAAACACCTTCAAGCAGCTTCTCTTAACAACATAATGGGAATTGTGTTTGGGAAAAGATATGAAATGATAGAAGAAAATAATGAGGCAAAAGAGCTTCAAGAAATTGTGGCAGAAGGATTTGAGTTATTGGGAGCTTTTAATTGGTCTGATCACTTGCCATGGGTAAAGTATTTTTATGACCCTTTTCACATCAAGGAAAGATGCTCAGCACTAGTCCCTAGAGTTGAAAACTTCGTTAAGAAGATGATTCAAGAGCATATTAATGATGGAAAATCCAAAATGATTTCAGAAGCTTATGATTTTGTTGATGTTTTGCTGGCATTAAGTGGTGAAGAGAAGCTTCATGAAGATGACATGGTGGCTGTTTTATGG GAAATGATCTTTAGAGGTACCGATACAACTGCACTACTAACCGAATGGGTAATGGCAGAATTAGTTCTAAACCAAGAAATCCAAGAAAAACTACACAATGAGCTAGAAACTATAGTAGGGAATGAAAATGTAACAGATGCACATATTGCCAAATTGCCCTACCTTCAAGCAGTCATAAAAGAAACTTTACGACTACATCCTCCGGGCCCACTCTTATCGTGGTCCCGGCTATCCACCTCCGACGTCCACCTCAGCAACGGCATGATAATTCCGGCCAACACGACGGCTATGATCAACATGTGGTCTATCACACATGACCCTAAAGTTTGGGAGAATTCGTCGGTGTTTAAGCCGGAGAGGTTCTTAGGGATGAATTTTGATGTTAGGGGTAATGATTTAAGGCTTGCACCATTTGGAGCTGGAAGAAGAGTTTGCCCTGGGAAGAATTTAGGGTTGGCTACTGTGAGTCTTTGGGTAGCTAAGTTGGTGAAGCATTTTAAGTGGGTTGGAAATGAGACTCAGCCTGTTGATCTTAGTGAAGTTTTGAAGCTTTCTTGTGAAATGAAGCAGCCACTTTCTGCTCTGGCTCGTCCAAGAAATGGCCGAATAACTACCGACTCCTCCTGGAATTGCATTATCAGCCCTGAGCCAGGAATGATCGTTAGGGGACACCCATCACTTTTTACCGGTTAA